One genomic region from Rattus norvegicus strain BN/NHsdMcwi chromosome 10, GRCr8, whole genome shotgun sequence encodes:
- the Epx gene encoding eosinophil peroxidase precursor, with translation MQLLLALLGVLATFILTQLAEGTVPAPPSPVENSVLQDCIAEAKLLVDTAYNRTQKSIVQRLQSGSASPMDLLAYFKQPVAATRRVVQAADYMHVALGLLEEKLQPQESRPFNVTDVLTEPQLRLLSQASGCALQDQVEKCSNKYRTITGRCNNRRRPWLGASNQALARWLPAEYEDHRSLPFGWTPGKRRNGFLLPLVRAVSNQIVRFPSKKLTSDQGRSLMFMQWGQFIDHDLDFTPESPARVTFNMGVDCEKTCAQLPPCFPIKIPPNDPRIKSQRDCIPFFRSAPACPQNRNKVRNQINSLTSFVDASMVYGSEVSLALRLRNRTNYLGLLATNQQFQDNGRALLPFDNLHEDPCLLTNRLVRIPCFLAGDSRASETPKLAALHTLFVREHNRLATELKRLNPHWSGDKLYNEARKIVGAMVQIITYRDFLPLVLGKARMRRTLGPYRGYCSNVDPRVANVFTLAFRFGHTMLQPFMFRLDSQYRTSAPNSHVLLSSAFFASWRIVYEGGIDPILRGLMATPAKLNRQDSMLVDELRDKLFQQVRRIGLDLAALNMQRSRDHGLPGYNAWRRFCGLSQPRNLAQLSRVLKNRNLARKFLNLYKTPDNIDIWVGAIAEPLLPGARVGPLLACLFENQFRRARDGDRFWWQKWGVFTKRQRKALRRISLSRIVCDNTGISTVSRDIFRANIYPQGFVSCSRIPKLNLSAWRGK, from the exons ATGCAGCTGCTGCTGGCCCTGTTAGGGGTCTTAGCCACGTTCATCCTCACACAACTCGCTGAGGGCACTGTCCCAG CTCCCCCCAGTCCAGTGGAGAATTCAGTCCTTCAAGACTGCATAGCAGAGGCGAAGTTGCTGGTGGACACTGCCTACAATCGGACACAGAAGAG CATTGTGCAGCGTCTTCAAAGCGGCTCGGCCAGCCCCATGGACCTCCTGGCCTACTTCAAACAGCCAGTAGCAGCCACCAGAAGAGTTGTTCAGGCGGCTGATTATATGCATGTGGCCTTAGGGCTGCTGGAAGAGAAGCTTCAGCCTCAGGAATCCAGACCCTTCAATGTCACTG ATGTGCTCACAGAACCGCAGCTGCGCCTGCTGTCCCAGGCCAGTGGCTGTGCTCTCCAGGACCAGGTCGAGAAGTGCAGCAACAAATACCGAACTATAACAGGGAGATGCAACAACAG GAGGAGACCCTGGCTGGGAGCTTCCAACCAGGCCCTGGCCCGCTGGTTACCAGCTGAGTATGAAGACCACAGGTCTCTCCCCTTCGGCTGGACCCCTGGCAAGAGGCGGAAtggcttcctccttcctctt GTCCGGGCTGTCTCCAATCAGATTGTGCGCTTCCCCAGTAAGAAGCTGACCTCAGACCAGGGCCGGTCCCTCATGTTCATGCAGTGGGGCCAGTTCATCGACCATGACTTGGACTTCACCCCAGAGTCCCCAGCCAGAGTGACCTTCAACATGGGCGTGGACTGTGAGAAGACCTGTGCCCAGCTGCCTCCCTGCTTCCCCATCAAG ATACCACCCAATGACCCCCGCATCAAGAGCCAGCGAGACTGCATCCCTTTCTTCCGCTCTGCCCCTGCGTGCCCCCAAAACAGGAACAAGGTCCGTAACCAGATTAACTCGCTTACATCCTTCGTGGACGCCAGCATGGTGTATGGCAGTGAGGTGTCCCTCGCCCTGCGACTTCGAAATCGGACCAACTACCTGGGGCTCCTGGCCACTAACCAGCAATTCCAGGACAATGGCCGAGCCCTACTGCCTTTCGACAACCTGCATGAGGACCCTTGTCTCCTGACTAACCGATTAGTACGCATCCCGTGCTTCCTGGCAG GTGACAGTCGGGCAAGTGAAACCCCCAAACTGGCGGCCTTGCACACGCTATTTGTGAGAGAACACAATCGCCTAGCCACAGAGCTGAAGCGTCTGAATCCCCACTGGAGTGGAGACAAGCTGTACAATGAAGCCCGGAAGATCGTGGGTGCCATGGTCCAG ATCATCACCTACCGAGACTTTCTGCCTCTGGTTCTGGGCAAGGCCCGGATGAGAAGAACCTTGGGTCCCTACAGAGGGTACTGCTCCAACGTGGACCCCCGCGTAGCCAATGTCTTCACCCTGGCTTTCCGCTTCGGCCACACCATGCTGCAGCCCTTCATGTTCCGTTTGGACAGCCAGTACCGGACCTCAGCACCCAACTCCCACGTTCTGCTCAGCTCTGCTTTCTTCGCCAGCTGGCGTATTGTATACGAAG GTGGCATCGACCCTATCCTCCGAGGTCTCATGGCCACCCCAGCTAAGCTGAACCGGCAAGATTCCATGCTGGTGGATGAGCTTCGGGACAAGTTGTTTCAGCAAGTGAGAAGGATCGGGCTGGATCTGGCAGCTCTAAACATGCAGCGCAGCCGGGACCACGGGCTTCCAG GATACAATGCCTGGAGGCGCTTCTGTGGCCTTTCCCAGCCCCGAAACTTAGCCCAGCTTAGTCGGGTGCTAAAAAATCGGAATTTGGCAAGGAAGTTTCTGAACCTGTACAAGACGCCCGACAACATTGACATCTGGGTGGGAGCCATAGCAGAGCCTCTTCTGCCGGGGGCCCGAGTGGGGCCTCTTCTGGCTTGTCTTTTTGAGAACCAGTTCAGAAGAGCCCGAGACGGAGACAG ATTCTGGTGGCAGAAATGGGGCGTTTTCACCAAAAGACAACGCAAAGCCCTGAGGCGAATTTCTTTATCTCGGATTGTGTGCGACAATACTGGCATCAGCACCGTTTCGAGGGACATCTTCAGGGCTAACATCTACCCACAGGGTTTTGTGAGCTGTAGCCGTATTCCCAAGTTGAACCTGTCAGCCTGGCGAGGCAAATGA